Within the Maribacter sp. BPC-D8 genome, the region GATATGGAGCATGTATTAATGTATTCAGATACATCAAAAAGTAAAGATGTATCTGAGCTAAAAAGAAAATTACAAGAATTTAAGAATAGAAATAAATTTTACAAGATGTAATTATGATTGACATCTCTAAATAAAAAATCACATCATTAAAACTATACAAAATGAGTACATATACAGAAGAAGTAGGAAATAAATTAAATGAACTTTTAGAAAAAACATATGATGCCGAAAAAGGATTTAAGAAGGCAGCAGAAAACACTGATAATGTTCAGTTGAAAGCTTTTTTCGAAACAAAGGCAAAGCAACGTTACGATTTTGGTCATGAACTAAAGGCAGAAATCAAGACATTTGGTCAAGAAATTGATAAAGGCGATAGCATTGCAGGTAAAGCACACAGAGCTTGGATGGATGTAAAAGCACTATTCTCTCTAGATAATGCAGAAGCTATGTTAGAAGAGGCGATTAGAGGAGAAAAAGCTGCAATTGAAGAGTATGAAGATGTATTAGTAGATACTTCTTTACCATCTACAACGGCAACCGTATTAAGAAGTCAGAAAGAGGCAATTAAAAACGGACTCTCAAACATTAAAATGTTAGAAGATATTAGGTAAGTGCATATTTGGTGAATGTAAAAAGAGGCTATTTATAGCCTCTTTTTTTATGCTTAATTTTTTCAAGTATTTACCCGCTAGGTAACAATTAATAAGCTCTTTTTTAATGCGTTATCTTTTTATGTTTCTGCAACAATTGCCTTTCGCTTTATTGATGAAATTTGTACTAAATGAAAATGATTGATATGTATTTTAAAATTTCAAATACAGCAAAAATGAAAGAGATAGAACAAGATGTAAATGCCTTGTTCAAGTATCCAAATTTATATGCTCCGCAAGTAGTAATTAGCGGTTTAAGGGAAGTCTCTATTCCCATAATTACCATGAATGAACCCAATGCTGTTAATTTAGCTATTTGGGGTTTATTGCCAAGTACTTTTAATGATGATTGGGGGCTATTTCAAAAGCTGACGAATACGTTGACTATCTCTGCTCAAAAAATAGATACGAATATGTGGTATTATGATTCGTTTAAGAATAGTAGATGTATTATACCGGTAACCGGCTTCTTTACTTCGGTATTGAAAAACGGAGAAATATATCCTTACCATGTAAGTCGTAAAAATGGCGGAATATTATACTTAGCAGGTATTTATACTATTCTAGATGATGGGTTTATTACGTGTTCTTTATTGACTGGTCCGCTTGAGAAAGAAGTGGTTAATTACCAAAACCTAGTAGATTATATGCCGGTAATTATAGACCATGACGATAAATATGAATGGCTTTCAGAAGATACTAAAATAGAAAGAGCGCAAATGATTTTACAACCGCCACATACAACAGATTTAGAAATACGACCTATTGCAAAGAATCTATTTAATCAAGATATCTCATATGACAGTATGTTAATGCCCTATGAGTATCCAGAAAGCTAGCGTAATGAAGAGTTCTTATTTTTTAAATGCTTTCTATAGTCTGTTGGTAGAATGTCATAAGCTTCAAAGAATATTTTAGAGAAGTAACTTCTACTTTTAATACCAATAGCGTACACAATTTCAGAAACCGATAAATCGGAATTTTTTAGATAATCTTTCGAGACTTCTAATTTCAGCTGTCTAACATATTCATTCACGGTTTTAGAATATAAAATCTTAAAACCAATTTGAAGTTTCTTAGGGCTTAATCCAGATTCTGCGCTTAACGATGTTATAGAAACAGTATCAGAAATATGTTCTAATATGTAAGTGGTTAATTTGTGAATCTTTAGAATATCCTCTTTAGAAATAGCTTCAGGTAAATTCATGTTTTCTTCAAAATTTTTATGTTCTAACAACTGTAGCGATAGAATTAGATAAAGTCTACCCTCAAGAGAAAGAGACCTAAGCATACCGCTGGTAGCATCAACATCATTTAGCAATTTAATTTCATCTGCAATTCTTAAACTAAAACTGCCACCATGTTGAAAAGTAGCCTCCCCTTTGCTATCATTAAATAATGACACCAATAATTGGTTTAGTTTAGATATATTATTGTTCTTCTTTTGTAAATATTCTTGACGGTTAATTCGTATAAAATTGATTTTTAAAGTCTCGTTCTTCGGAAACAGAAATGTCTTTTCGGCTTCACGTTTATGCGATATAATCGTATTCTGAAATTGCTCTAATCTGGTATACGTATCTGTATTATTTTCACTGTACTCAAAATACCCGCTTGTAATAAAAATGAACTCTATAGGTGCCAGGTCTTTAGTATCAAAAACAACCTTAGTTTCTTCATTTAGTTTTATATTACAATCAATAAGAGATACTCCCGAGTTAAAATCGATGGTTCGCAAAGAGCCTTTTCCAACCGTATTATCAAAAGTTAAAACACTTTCGCCCCAGTCCTCAATGAGATCCCCTTGTATACACGTTTGTATTTTGGAAAACATATCGTCAGACTTTGAACTATTTATGGTTAACTCTCTCATTGTTTTATTTTATGTACAATGGCAATCGTACAGTACAAAAAAACTAGAAAAAAGAGAATAACCTTAACACTTTCAAGATGTTAATTGACACATATGCGCATTTCGTAGATGAGTTAATATTGATTTTTTTACAACTAAAGTGACGCCATTAAAACCTTCATATTTGCAGTGACAGGTATGGGAAACTATTTAGTTAACAAGTAAACCTTTATACCTAAATATTTAAATGTTAACCTAATTATTAAAATCTATATTATGAAAAAGTCACTATTAATGATCGTATTTGCATTTGCAACAATGAGCATTGCAACAAGCTGTAGAGAAGAAAAAACTACGGGAGAGAAGATTGAAGAAGGAATTGATGATGTTGGAGATGAAATCGAAGATGGAGCTGATGAAGTTGAAGACGCAGTAGAAGATGCTACTGATGACAACTAGAATTAAAATATTGCTATGAAAAGAGAAGCCAGGTAGTTTACTACCTGGCTTTTTTACTTTTAAATCATTTAGTCTAATCTTTCTTTCCGTTACCTGTCAGTACGTCTAAAAGACCATCTTGTAAATTGACCCATAGATAATTAAAGAACGATTTATTCTTTATTCGTTCAGTTTCTATATCACCATATCTATACCCATCTTCATCTGTTTTTGACCCATCATTTATAAATAGATTGCCAATAAATGAAAGTACTTTTTTTACTCCGTTTCTTTCTTTGTTGAGTACTTGAAATTTAAAATCTTCGTATCTCATTTTAATATCTCCTGTAGCAACATATTCGTCTCCAGAAATAGTAAAGTAAAGTTGGTCGATAGTTCCTGTAGTTTGTGTTCTTAAGTTCGGCACCAGAAAATCATTTAAACTTGAAGTATTGAAGTTGGCTAATCCGCCAGAAATCAGAAAAGTACTTCGGGGATCATAAACATCAAATTGCCAATTAAGATGAAATTTCCCTGTTCCCATTAAATCGGCATTTAGTTGAATTTGAACAGGGTCTTTAATATTTTTTTTATTTGATAAATTACTGATTGTTGCATCTAAATTTTCAAAACTCAATGCACCGGCTTTCACATTATTCGGAATATTCTCTTCGTAGACTATTGCTCCTTTTTCGATAAAAACGGAGTCAATTGCCACTTTAAAGGGCAGTTTTTGCAATAATTTACCATAAAGAGACTTGTTTCTAAAATCTTCTAATCTAGACTTATCGCGGTAAACTTCTAGTTTAGGCTGTGAAAGTATAAGTTCTTTGAAGTTTACTTGAAGCGAATCATTACTGACTAAATAGTTATGGTCTTCAACTTTTATTGAGAGAATAGATAAGTCTACATGATCTCTTTGATATCTAATTTCTCTGCTCAATTCAACTTTAGTAAGTTTTGTAGCTAGCGATATATTAGTAATATCAATAGTGGCATCGTTCATCACCATTGATTGCATTTTTAGCGCTTCGAACTCACCTAAAGGAGCGTTTAAATTTAGAATTTCAATAGTATATTCTGAGAATGTAAAGGGAACATATTTGGTTATAATTTCTGGGTCGGTAGCTACTTCTTTTAAGGATAGATTTATTTGGTCGACAGCTATTAATGAGACTTCTTCACTAGCGTCCCAAATTTCAACCTTACCAGCATCGAATATGATTTCTTCAACAAATATTTTTTTTAGTAATTTGATAGGGTTGCTTTTATTGGCAACTACATTATCAGTGTCTTCAGGGCAAGTTTTAAAATTTAGATGAGGTTTGGTAAGCGTTAGCGATTTAATGTAGATAGATTTTTGAAATAGAATTTTCCAGTAGTCAATTCCTGTGATAGAGAGCATTTCGGCATCCACTTTAATTTCGCAAGAAGAAGTCTGCTTACCCAAACTAACTACGGCAACATCTTTAAATGCTATGTTGCCTTTCATTAGGCTGATAGTCAATTTATCGTATGAAAAGTCTATATGATCAGGCACCTTTTTTTCTAAAAAGCTAACGACCTCTTTTTTCATTTTCCATTCGGCAAGCATATAGCCACCAACGCAGAAAATAAGAAGTAGAACAAGCCATTTTAGAATTTTGTACATAAGGAATATTTAAGGGAATGTGGTTAGAAGTTTAGCAACCCTATGTATCAACTTAAACGTTGAATTTCTATAATCGCTGTTATTTATAAGGCTTTTCTATACCTGCACTATCAGGATCCATATATTGCTTAAAATCTGACGCACTGGTTAGTTCAATAAAATCTTTACCTTTTATAACGATGGCGTTTTTGAGTAAACTAGGGTTCTTGTCCAGTACTTTCAACCAACCATCATCATCAAGATCAACAGATGTTTCGCCATAAGCTTCTTTAAAGTCTGGGTGGTCGGTATTGACCAAATCAGAAATGTTTTTATTTAGACCATCAGCAAGTTCTGCCCATTGCGTACCCGTAACGTTCGTCTTAGAAATATCTATAGTTAAATGATCTTTACCAGAAGATTCAACATAGGCATTTAGTTGTTTGCCTATTGAATTTTGCGAACTATAATATAAGGTTATCTGTTTTTTGTCCATAGCGATTACTCCCATTACTTTTTTTTAAAAGTACTCACATATCGAGGTAGTAATTAACTCGTTTAAAACTAAAAGTATCTTGATAGGTTTAATCAAACAAGGGCTTAAGCAAATTATAGTATCTTGTTAAGGAACAAAACAATTAATCATGAATACCATTTTTTGGCTTGCATACATAGCGGTAACTTTATGGAGTATAGTCAATATTATATTTAATGGATC harbors:
- a CDS encoding ferritin-like domain-containing protein — encoded protein: MSTYTEEVGNKLNELLEKTYDAEKGFKKAAENTDNVQLKAFFETKAKQRYDFGHELKAEIKTFGQEIDKGDSIAGKAHRAWMDVKALFSLDNAEAMLEEAIRGEKAAIEEYEDVLVDTSLPSTTATVLRSQKEAIKNGLSNIKMLEDIR
- a CDS encoding arsenate reductase family protein translates to MGVIAMDKKQITLYYSSQNSIGKQLNAYVESSGKDHLTIDISKTNVTGTQWAELADGLNKNISDLVNTDHPDFKEAYGETSVDLDDDGWLKVLDKNPSLLKNAIVIKGKDFIELTSASDFKQYMDPDSAGIEKPYK
- a CDS encoding helix-turn-helix domain-containing protein, whose amino-acid sequence is MRELTINSSKSDDMFSKIQTCIQGDLIEDWGESVLTFDNTVGKGSLRTIDFNSGVSLIDCNIKLNEETKVVFDTKDLAPIEFIFITSGYFEYSENNTDTYTRLEQFQNTIISHKREAEKTFLFPKNETLKINFIRINRQEYLQKKNNNISKLNQLLVSLFNDSKGEATFQHGGSFSLRIADEIKLLNDVDATSGMLRSLSLEGRLYLILSLQLLEHKNFEENMNLPEAISKEDILKIHKLTTYILEHISDTVSITSLSAESGLSPKKLQIGFKILYSKTVNEYVRQLKLEVSKDYLKNSDLSVSEIVYAIGIKSRSYFSKIFFEAYDILPTDYRKHLKNKNSSLR
- a CDS encoding SOS response-associated peptidase family protein — protein: MKEIEQDVNALFKYPNLYAPQVVISGLREVSIPIITMNEPNAVNLAIWGLLPSTFNDDWGLFQKLTNTLTISAQKIDTNMWYYDSFKNSRCIIPVTGFFTSVLKNGEIYPYHVSRKNGGILYLAGIYTILDDGFITCSLLTGPLEKEVVNYQNLVDYMPVIIDHDDKYEWLSEDTKIERAQMILQPPHTTDLEIRPIAKNLFNQDISYDSMLMPYEYPES